A region from the Felis catus isolate Fca126 chromosome F1, F.catus_Fca126_mat1.0, whole genome shotgun sequence genome encodes:
- the GPR37L1 gene encoding G-protein coupled receptor 37-like 1, with translation MQWPWLLAVSLAMVLAAGLSRVSGGAALHSGGHRAEAQEQQSRSKRGTEDDEAREVQQYVPEEWAEYPRPIHPAGLQPTQALVATSPNPDKDGGSPGGRREPRGNLTGTPGQRLQIQNPLYPVTESSYSAYAIMLLALVLFAVGIVGNLSVMCIVWHSYYLKSAWNSILASLALWDFLVLFFCLPVVIFNEITKQRLLGDVSCRAVPFMEVSSLGVTTFSLCALGIDRFHVATSTLPKVRPIERCQSILAKLAVIWVGSMILAVPELLLWQLSQEPAPATGTVDSCIMKPSASLPESLYSLVMTYQNARMWWYFGCYFCLPILFTVTCQLVTWRVRSPPRRKPECRAGKHEQCESQLNSTVVGLTVVYALCTLPENVCNIVVAYLSTELTRQTLDLLGLINQFSIFFKGAITPVLLLCICRPLGQAFLGCCCCCCAECGGASEASAAGGSDNKLKTELPSSIYFHKPRESPPLLPLGTPC, from the exons ATGCAGTGGCCGTGGCTGCTGGCCGTCTCTCTTGCTATGGTGTTGGCCGCGGGGCTGAGCAGAGTGTCTGGGGGTGCCGCCCTGCACTCGGGCGGGCACAGAGCCGAGGCCCAGGAGCAGCAGAGCCGGTCCAAGAGAGGCACTGAGGATGACGAGGCCAGGGAGGTGCAGCAGTATGTGCCCGAGGAGTGGGCCGAGTACCCGCGGCCCATCCACCCTGCTGGCCTGCAGCCCACCCAGGCCCTGGTGGCCACCAGCCCCAACCCAGACAAGGACGGGGGCAGCCCAGGCGGCAGGCGGGAGCCTCGGGGCAATCTGACGGGGACGCCGGGTCAGAGGCTGCAGATTCAGAACCCCCTGTACCCGGTGACCGAGAGCTCCTACAGTGCCTATGCCATCATGCTCCTGGCCCTGGTGCTGTTCGCTGTGGGCATCGTGGGTAACCTGTCGGTCATGTGCATCGTGTGGCACAGCTACTACCTGAAGAGTGCCTGGAACTCTATCCTCGCGAGCCTGGCCCTCTGGGATTTTCTggtcctctttttctgcctccctGTTGTTATCTTCAATGAGATCACCAAGCAGAGGTTGCTGGGTGACGTTTCTTGCCGGGCCGTGCCCTTCATGGAG GTCTCCTCCCTGGGAGTCACCACCTTCAGCCTCTGCGCCCTGGGCATCGACCGCTTCCATGTGGCCACCAGCACCCTGCCAAAGGTGAGGCCCATCGAGCGGTGCCAGTCCATCCTGGCCAAGCTGGCTGTCATCTGGGTGGGCTCCATGATCCTGGCTGTGCCCGAGCTCCTGCTGTGGCAGCTGTCGCAGGAGCCTGCCCCCGCCACGGGCACTGTGGACTCCTGCATCATGAAACCCTCGGCCAGCCTGCCCGAGTCCCTCTACTCGCTGGTGATGACCTACCAGAACGCCCGCATGTGGTGGTACTTTGGCTGCTACTTCTGCCTGCCCATCCTCTTCACGGTCACCTGCCAGCTGGTGACGTGGCGGGTGCGGAGCCCTCCCAGGAGGAAGCCGGAGTGCCGGGCAGGCAAACACGAGCAGTGCGAGAGCCAGCTCAACAGCACCGTGGTGGGCCTGACCGTGGTCTACGCCCTCTGCACCCTCCCCGAGAACGTCTGCAACATCGTGGTGGCCTACCTGTCCACTGAACTGACTCGCCAGACCCTGGACCTCCTGGGCCTCATCAACCAGTTCTCCATCTTCTTCAAGGGAGCCATCACCCCCGTGCTCCTCCTGTGTATCTGCAGGCCGCTGGGCCAGGCCTTcctgggctgctgctgctgctgctgtgccGAGTGTGGTGGCGCCTCGGAGGCCTCAGCCGCCGGCGGCTCGGACAACAAGCTCAAGACCGAGCTGCCCTCCTCCATCTACTTCCACAAGCCCAGGGAGTCGCCCCCGCTCCTGCCCCTGGGCACGCCTTGCTGA
- the ARL8A gene encoding ADP-ribosylation factor-like protein 8A isoform X2, which yields MIPTVGFNMRKITKGNVTIKLWDIGGQPRFRSMWERYCRGVSAIVYMVDAADQEKIEASKNELHNLLDKPQLQGIPVLVLGNKRDLPGALDEKELIEKMFYSGFPPGIFLPSRTERSAATPFPAKKRTTLISPYSGLFNTQSHGEAETAVLPPRTRDLLSSKPEAELPAHPAVPPKPVPPHSAWGGTLWGSQSPVLLRFELLILL from the exons ATGATCCCCACCGTGGGTTTCAACATGCGCAAAATCACCAAAGGGAACGTGACCATCAAG CTCTGGGACATTGGGGGACAGCCCCGATTCCGCAGCATGTGGGAGCGCTACTGCCGAGGAGTGAGTGCCATTGT GTACATGGTGGACGCCGCTGACCAGGAGAAGATTGAGGCCTCCAAGAATGAGTTGCACAACCTACTGGACAAACCCCAGCTGCAGGGCATTCCG GTCTTAGTCCTGGGTAACAAGCGAGACCTTCCAGGAGCACTGGATGAGAAGGAGCTGATTGAGAAAAT gtTCTACTCTGGTTTCCCCCCAGGAATCTTTCTGCCATCCAGGACCGAGAGATCTGCTGCTACTCCATTTCCTGCAAAGAAAAGGACAACATTG ATATCACCCTACAGTGGCTTATTCAACACTCAAAGTCACGGAGAAGCTGAGACTGCGGTCCTTCCCCCTCGGACCAGGGACCTGCTGTCATCCAAACCCGAAGCCGAGCTCCCCGCCCACCCTGCCGTCCCCCCTAAGCCCGTCCCTCCTCACTCAGCGTGGGGAGGGACCCTCTGGGGATCCCAGAGTCCTGTTCTGCTGAGGTTTGAACTCctgattttattgtaa
- the ARL8A gene encoding ADP-ribosylation factor-like protein 8A isoform X1: MIALFNKLLDWFKALFWKEEMELTLVGLQYSGKTTFVNVIASGQFNEDMIPTVGFNMRKITKGNVTIKLWDIGGQPRFRSMWERYCRGVSAIVYMVDAADQEKIEASKNELHNLLDKPQLQGIPVLVLGNKRDLPGALDEKELIEKMFYSGFPPGIFLPSRTERSAATPFPAKKRTTLISPYSGLFNTQSHGEAETAVLPPRTRDLLSSKPEAELPAHPAVPPKPVPPHSAWGGTLWGSQSPVLLRFELLILL; this comes from the exons ATGATCGCTTTGTTCAACAAGCTGCTGGACTGGTTCAAGGCCCTGTTCTGGAAGGAGGAGATGGAGCTCACGCTGGTCGGGCTGCAGTACTCCGGCAAGACCACCTTCGTCAACGTGATCGCG TCAGGACAGTTCAACGAGGACATGATCCCCACCGTGGGTTTCAACATGCGCAAAATCACCAAAGGGAACGTGACCATCAAG CTCTGGGACATTGGGGGACAGCCCCGATTCCGCAGCATGTGGGAGCGCTACTGCCGAGGAGTGAGTGCCATTGT GTACATGGTGGACGCCGCTGACCAGGAGAAGATTGAGGCCTCCAAGAATGAGTTGCACAACCTACTGGACAAACCCCAGCTGCAGGGCATTCCG GTCTTAGTCCTGGGTAACAAGCGAGACCTTCCAGGAGCACTGGATGAGAAGGAGCTGATTGAGAAAAT gtTCTACTCTGGTTTCCCCCCAGGAATCTTTCTGCCATCCAGGACCGAGAGATCTGCTGCTACTCCATTTCCTGCAAAGAAAAGGACAACATTG ATATCACCCTACAGTGGCTTATTCAACACTCAAAGTCACGGAGAAGCTGAGACTGCGGTCCTTCCCCCTCGGACCAGGGACCTGCTGTCATCCAAACCCGAAGCCGAGCTCCCCGCCCACCCTGCCGTCCCCCCTAAGCCCGTCCCTCCTCACTCAGCGTGGGGAGGGACCCTCTGGGGATCCCAGAGTCCTGTTCTGCTGAGGTTTGAACTCctgattttattgtaa
- the ARL8A gene encoding ADP-ribosylation factor-like protein 8A isoform X3, translating into MIALFNKLLDWFKALFWKEEMELTLVGLQYSGKTTFVNVIASGQFNEDMIPTVGFNMRKITKGNVTIKLWDIGGQPRFRSMWERYCRGVSAIVYMVDAADQEKIEASKNELHNLLDKPQLQGIPVLVLGNKRDLPGALDEKELIEKMNLSAIQDREICCYSISCKEKDNIDITLQWLIQHSKSRRS; encoded by the exons ATGATCGCTTTGTTCAACAAGCTGCTGGACTGGTTCAAGGCCCTGTTCTGGAAGGAGGAGATGGAGCTCACGCTGGTCGGGCTGCAGTACTCCGGCAAGACCACCTTCGTCAACGTGATCGCG TCAGGACAGTTCAACGAGGACATGATCCCCACCGTGGGTTTCAACATGCGCAAAATCACCAAAGGGAACGTGACCATCAAG CTCTGGGACATTGGGGGACAGCCCCGATTCCGCAGCATGTGGGAGCGCTACTGCCGAGGAGTGAGTGCCATTGT GTACATGGTGGACGCCGCTGACCAGGAGAAGATTGAGGCCTCCAAGAATGAGTTGCACAACCTACTGGACAAACCCCAGCTGCAGGGCATTCCG GTCTTAGTCCTGGGTAACAAGCGAGACCTTCCAGGAGCACTGGATGAGAAGGAGCTGATTGAGAAAAT GAATCTTTCTGCCATCCAGGACCGAGAGATCTGCTGCTACTCCATTTCCTGCAAAGAAAAGGACAACATTG ATATCACCCTACAGTGGCTTATTCAACACTCAAAGTCACGGAGAAGCTGA